Below is a genomic region from Tepidiforma bonchosmolovskayae.
GATCGAAAACCGCATGTGGTTCTTCGATACCGAGCTGCTCATTCTCGCCCACCAGGCCGGCCTGAAAATCTGCGAGCTCCCCGTCCGCTGGGTCGAAGACCCGGACACCAAGGTCAAAATCGTGAGCACCGCCATCGAAGACATCCGCGGGCTGCTCCGCATGCGCTTCCGCCGACGGCGGCCCGGGGCGCCGGCCGCATGAGCGTTCTGCTCCCGCGTACAGCCAAACGTGAAGGTTCGCCGCGCGTGTGGGCTCGCGGTTTGATCCGCTCCCTGCCCGATGGTATAACTCAGCCTTGCTACAGGATTCACAAAGTTCCCGCCGCGGGGCTCTTTGCGCCCCGAAGCCGGGGAGGGGGAGGCCGGCCGCATGGAATGGGCTAATCTACCGCACGACTTCGCAGAACCCCTCGAGCTCGTCATCGTCGCGATCTCCATCACCGCCATGCTCGGGATCCTCGTGCTCTTCGGGCAGTGGTGGCAGAAATAAGGCAGGAAGACCGCATGGCCGTCGAAGCACCACCCAAGCCAACCCTCGCCGATAAGATCTACGACAGGCTCTTCCACAACTACGTCTGGAAGTCCATCTTCCGCACCGGCTACCCGAACACGCCGCGCAACCAGATGCTCATCGTTGCGACGAACGTGTTCCTCCACCTCCACCCGACCCGCATCCACCGCACCCACGTCAAAATCACCCACACCTACTGCCTCGGTGGCCTCTCCTTCTTTATGTTCCTCGGGCTCACGGTCACCGGCATCCTGCTGATGTTCTACTACGTGCCCTCCGTCGAACGGGCCTACCTCGATATCCAGAACATCACCACCACCGTCCAGTTCGGCCAGCTGATGCGCAACATGCACCGCTGGATGGCCCACGCCATGGTCATCCTCGTCTTCCTCCACATGATGCGCGTCTTCTACACCGGCGCCTATAAACCGCCGCGCGAATTCAACTGGGTCGTCGGCGTCATCCTCCTGGTCCTCACCTTCCTCCTCAGCTTCACCGGCTACCTCCTCCCGTGGGACCAGCTCGCCTTCTGGGCCATCACCGTCGGCTCCGAAATCGCCGGCTCCGCCCCCGTCCTCGGCCCGAAGACCCGCTTCTGGATGCTCGGCGGCTTCGAAGTCGGCCCTAACGCCCTCATCCGCTTCTACACGCTCCACGTCATCGGCCTGCCGCTGCTCGCCGCCATCTTCATGGCCGTCCACTTCTGGCGCATCCGCCGCGACGGCGGTCTCGCCCGGCCGCTCTAGGCCCGGGCTTCACACCAGGTTGAGAGAGGGGAACGCATGGCAACCGCAGTCGTAGCCCGCCCCGTCGCGCGCCCGCAGCCCCGCGCGCGTGACGAAGAGGTCCTCGTCTGGCCCGACCTTATCTTCATCGAATTCATCTCGGCGCTCGTCTTCACGGTCGGTCTCCTCATCCTGTCGACCTTCATGAACGCGCCGCTCCTCGACCAGGCGAACCCCGACGTCACCCCCAACCCCTCCAAGGCGCCGTGGTACCTCCTCAACCTGCAGGAGCTCCTCCTCCACATGAACGCGGCCATGGCCGGCATCATCGTGCCGACCGTCTGGCTCATCCTCCTCGCCGCGTTCCCCTACTTCGACCGCGATAACGAAGGCCAGGGCGCCTGGTTCGCCACCGAAAACGCCTGGCGCATCACCATCATCTCCGGCATCGTCGCCTTCGTCGGCACCTGGCTCCTCATCCTCTGGGACACCGGCAAGATCGCCTACTTCCTCCATTCGTGGTTCGGGCTCTCCGGCGGCGATACCCTCCGCTTCCTCGAGAACGTCCGCTCCATGCAGTCGCAGCTCCCGTGGCCCGAATGGTCGCGCAGCATCACCTACCTCCCCTTCGAGCTGCGCATCCTCGATGGCACCGGCCGCGGCGGCCCGACCACCTTCCAGCATCTCGACTTCCCCGGCTGGCTCGTCGAACAGGCGATTCCGATCACCGCCCTCGTTGGCCTTCCCAGCCTGCTCATCTACTCCCTCTGGCGCTCCGGGCTTGTCGTCAGCCGCCGCGATGCGCTTCTTGCGCTCTTCACCGGCTTCGTCGTCGTCTTCGGCGTTCTCACCCTGGTGGGCACGGCGTTCCGCGGCCAGGGCCAGGAGCTCGTCATGCCCTGGCAGCTCAAGGTGAGCGAAGGCATCCCGGGGCAGGAGGCACACTGACATGGCACAGGCTCAATCCGCTCCCCGTGCGACCGGGCGCATCGAGCGCGCCCGCCAGATCGAAGCCCGCAAACTCGCGCGCCGCTCCTTCCTCCGGGTCAGCGCCTTCTCCGGCCTCGCCCTCTTCACCGGGGGGCTGCTCGCCTCCTTCCTTGGGTTCTTCAACCTCCGGAAGCCGACCGGCTTCGGCGGTACCGTCACCGTCACCGCCGACCGCATCCCCCGCCCCGGCGCCGACCCGGTCCGCATCCCCGAGGGCAAGTTCTGGCTCGTCAACTTGAACGGCCCGGAGGGCGACGTCCTCCAGGTCGGCGGCACCGGCGGCATCCTCGCGCTCTACTGGAAGTGCCCCCACCTCGGCTGCACCGTCCCGTGGAACCCCGCGTTCAACGGCGCCACCGTCAACTTCCCCGGCATCATCGGCTGGTTCCGCTGCCCCTGCCATGGCTCGACCTACTCCAAGGCCGGGGTCCGCGTCTTCGGCCCCGCGCCGCGTCCGATGGACACCATGGCCATCAAGGTGAATGGTGACGGCTCGGTGAGCGTCAACACCGGCCAGATCACCGCGGGCGCGATCGATAACCCCCTCCGCGCTATCCCCTACTCCTGACCCCGAGGAGGTTCGATTGAACACCCAGAAGCAGATCATCCTGATCGTCGCCCTCCTCTTCATGACCGTGGGCGGCTGCGCGGCCTACGCCGCCATCGACCTCCCCGTGCGCGCCGATTCCCAGTCGCAGTGGACGCTCGACCAGTCCCGCGAGCGCGGCGCCCTCCTCTACGCCAACAACTGCCGCACGTGCCACGGCAACCGCGGGGAAGGCGGCGTCGGCCTGCCCCTCGATACGCCCGAGCTCAAGAACCAGGACCCCCTCGTCCTCGCCGCCAACAAGGCGATGATCCGCCGCACCCTCTACTGCGGCCGTGCCGGCACCCGGATGCCTGCCTGGCTCAACACCAACGGCGGCTCCCTCAATGCCATCCAGATCGAGCACCTCATTAACCTCATCACTGCGCCCGAAGACACCGAAGTCGACGGCGTCCCGACCTCGAAGTGGTGGCTCGAAGCTGAGCATTTTGCCCACAACCTGAACACTGAACTCTCGGCCCTCGTGGGCGGCGATACGCTCTCCACCATCGCGAAGGCCCACGGCATCGGCTACCGCGAAATCTTCGCAGCCAACGGCAACCGGAACGTCGACGAAATCCTTCCGAAGAACACCCGCGTCCAAATCCCCGGTTTCAAGGCCCGCCCGGATGGCTACATCTACACCGTCTACAAAGACAACGAAACGCTCCGCAAAATCGCCGACAGCCAGCTCGTCGGCCCGGTCATCATCGCCGACCTCAACGGGCTGAAGTACACCTTCGAAGAGAAGCGCGGCGTCGCTACCCTGCAGCTTCTCACCGAGGATGGCAAGCCCCGCGCCGGCCTCTTCCCCGGCGAGACGCTCAAGCTCCCCGAAGGCGCCACCTATATCGTGGCCGCCGGTGATACGCCTGCATCCATCGCCCAGCAGCACGGCATCGCCGTCGCCGACCTCCGCCGCCTCAACCCGACGATCTTCCAGGGCGTCAACGA
It encodes:
- a CDS encoding LysM peptidoglycan-binding domain-containing protein gives rise to the protein MNTQKQIILIVALLFMTVGGCAAYAAIDLPVRADSQSQWTLDQSRERGALLYANNCRTCHGNRGEGGVGLPLDTPELKNQDPLVLAANKAMIRRTLYCGRAGTRMPAWLNTNGGSLNAIQIEHLINLITAPEDTEVDGVPTSKWWLEAEHFAHNLNTELSALVGGDTLSTIAKAHGIGYREIFAANGNRNVDEILPKNTRVQIPGFKARPDGYIYTVYKDNETLRKIADSQLVGPVIIADLNGLKYTFEEKRGVATLQLLTEDGKPRAGLFPGETLKLPEGATYIVAAGDTPASIAQQHGIAVADLRRLNPTIFQGVNDTDPLEHRRQLNLPSLVYVAREGDTLQSIAEAHGIKDVVGLAQLNNLDAGAPVVNPGQEIRLPSGTRYIVGLADTWESVARSHKTTAAELARANGGDPATPLSQDVVLQLPKIDRYTVRGQTLEEVAKGFANVTAATLAEANGIQPNSILAIGTTLKLPDSAWGTAPPDAINPGTACVQYAVPNAVFQTLPGLGTPVSVKKPENFSTDVRFEAHANDWTIVADGQAQQPNLGGVKVKPGTTITFTSIVGLHNIVFNGEVQGADLKQGDTRQITMNTPGEYKVTCDYHPPMLGYIWVEQ
- the extP gene encoding selenite/tellurite reduction operon b-type cytochrome ExtP → MAVEAPPKPTLADKIYDRLFHNYVWKSIFRTGYPNTPRNQMLIVATNVFLHLHPTRIHRTHVKITHTYCLGGLSFFMFLGLTVTGILLMFYYVPSVERAYLDIQNITTTVQFGQLMRNMHRWMAHAMVILVFLHMMRVFYTGAYKPPREFNWVVGVILLVLTFLLSFTGYLLPWDQLAFWAITVGSEIAGSAPVLGPKTRFWMLGGFEVGPNALIRFYTLHVIGLPLLAAIFMAVHFWRIRRDGGLARPL
- a CDS encoding QcrA and Rieske domain-containing protein, encoding MAQAQSAPRATGRIERARQIEARKLARRSFLRVSAFSGLALFTGGLLASFLGFFNLRKPTGFGGTVTVTADRIPRPGADPVRIPEGKFWLVNLNGPEGDVLQVGGTGGILALYWKCPHLGCTVPWNPAFNGATVNFPGIIGWFRCPCHGSTYSKAGVRVFGPAPRPMDTMAIKVNGDGSVSVNTGQITAGAIDNPLRAIPYS
- a CDS encoding cytochrome b family protein — encoded protein: MATAVVARPVARPQPRARDEEVLVWPDLIFIEFISALVFTVGLLILSTFMNAPLLDQANPDVTPNPSKAPWYLLNLQELLLHMNAAMAGIIVPTVWLILLAAFPYFDRDNEGQGAWFATENAWRITIISGIVAFVGTWLLILWDTGKIAYFLHSWFGLSGGDTLRFLENVRSMQSQLPWPEWSRSITYLPFELRILDGTGRGGPTTFQHLDFPGWLVEQAIPITALVGLPSLLIYSLWRSGLVVSRRDALLALFTGFVVVFGVLTLVGTAFRGQGQELVMPWQLKVSEGIPGQEAH